The proteins below come from a single Mya arenaria isolate MELC-2E11 chromosome 6, ASM2691426v1 genomic window:
- the LOC128239220 gene encoding synaptotagmin-12-like, with amino-acid sequence MSDVGIAMLVVALIVVAVVLLAVLIRIFGVYRITSCFATSEEKAVLTKNEQYNGYMVGSESSEITADRGAGKYVEYDTLQTDPRYVDLESHSPPREESARSSPVSIGTGSMASDAEFGHGIKRAESCDSVASDSSVLEMQPDMPKFGQLEFALEYDREVSELVVSVIQARDLTANQYTGTLDTYIRGMIQPAEAEFKLQTKIQRNTTDPVYKERFLFNIPSETLEERILQFQLFAIDKYQRHKVIGESDLRIGDVDLRNPIKMWLNLRDIDDKPTEFGDIMFSLSYLPTAERLTIVIVKARNLKWNAGKDTGDPFVKVYLLQNGKKVNKKKTTVKRGEQNPIFNEAMIFSVPSSALPTVQLRITVAELLPDNKTPSLGHVIVGASTSGTEVSHWNQMMTSLRKPVAMWHYLRK; translated from the exons ATGAGTGACGTTGGTATTGCGATGTTGGTGGTAGCCCTGATAGTTGTGGCGGTTGTGTTGTTGGCCGTATTAATTCGTATATTCGGCGTCTACAGAataacttcctgttttgctacGAGCGAGGAAAAGGCTGTGTTGACAAAGAACGAGCAATACAATGGATACATG GTTGGTTCCGAGTCATCGGAGATCACGGCGGACCGGGGGGCGGGCAAGTATGTCGAGTACGACACGCTACAGACTGACCCCCGATACGTGGACCTCGAGTCCCACTCGCCCCCCAGGGAGGAGAGCGCCCGGAGCAGCCCAGTTTCGATAGGGACTGGATCTATGG ctTCCGACGCCGAATTTGGTCACGGTATAAAACGAGCAGAATCCTGCGACAGCGTGGCATCCGATTCTTCCGTACTTGAAATGCAGCCGGATATGCCAAAATTCGGACAGCTCGAGTTTGCCCTCGAATATGACAG GGAAGTATCCGAGCTGGTAGTTAGTGTCATTCAGGCGAGGGACCTCACTGCAAACCAGTACACAGGCACCCTGGACACCTATATACGGGGAATGATCCAACCCGCCGAGGCTGAATTCAAACTGCAGACCAAG ATCCAACGTAATACCACAGATCCGGTTTACAAGGAGAGGTTCCTGTTTAACATTCCATCAGAGACACTCGAAGAACGCATTCTTCAATTCCAG CTGTTTGCTATCGACAAGTACCAACGCCATAAAGTCATCGGGGAGTCTGACCTGCGAATCGGAGATGTGGACCTCAGAAATCCGATCAAAATGTGGCTTAATCTTCGTGATATTGATGAC AAACCGACCGAGTTCGGCGATATAATGTTTTCACTGAGCTATCTCCCGACGGCGGAAAGGCTGACAATCGTCATCGTGAAAGCCAGGAACCTTAAATGGAATGCAGGAAAAGATACAGGAG ACCCGTTTGTTAAAGTGTACCTGTTGCAAAATGGAAAGAAAGTTAACAAAAAGAAAACCACCGTGAAAAGAGGCGAGCAAAACCCGATATTCAATGAAGCGATGATCTTCTCTGTTCCCTCGTCGGCCCTGCCT ACGGTACAGTTGAGAATAACAGTTGCCGAGTTATTGCCAGACAACAAGACACCGTCTTTAGGTCACGTGATCGTCGGTGCTAGTACATCTGGTACGGAGGTGTCTCACTGGAATCAAATGATGACGTCACTGCGAAAGCCAGTTGCAATGTGGCATTATctaagaaaatga
- the LOC128237852 gene encoding heparan sulfate glucosamine 3-O-sulfotransferase 1-like: MKSCQRLCISIIAISTCLWLVFFYTRTANYFNYDNDKEGNPLKTKLFVKRCTYADVLKRISKTHVAKCNKGIMTPKRHTGIIRTVTRKVQFVNSTAMTHVKMSMECYKELPKCLIIGIQKCGTLALAEFLRIHPDIAIDARQTYFFSSNYSKGLTWYLDQLPCSQKGQITMERTPQYFYMRESPWRVFSARRDMKLLIIVCNPVKRTISNFAMAQYRNREHRNARFEEEVFNINEENFTVNDNSLYVDKSRYAKHLQKWLEYFPRSQLHVIDGQRFTQFPAQELTKIERFLGLRPYINQSCFVYNKRSGFYCLRNNTDVSSVTNIKCLPPTKGRPHPLIGKTYLERLKQYFSPQNDVFFNLIMMKNWFQW, from the coding sequence ATGAAGTCATGCCAAAGACTTTGTATATCTATCATCGCCATTTCTACTTGCTTGTGGTTAGTGTTTTTCTACACACGCACGGCAAATTATTTCAACTATGACAACGACAAGGAAGGCAATCCTTTAAAAACAAAGCTTTTTGTAAAACGTTGCACATATGCCGATGTATTAAAACGGATTTCTAAAACACATGTGGCGAAATGTAACAAGGGAATTATGACTCCGAAACGGCATACTGGGATAATTCGAACAGTAACACGCAAAGTGCAGTTTGTGAATTCAACGGCAATGACTCATGTTAAAATGTCTATGGAGTGTTACAAAGAACTTCCAAAATGCCTTATTATCGGTATTCAAAAATGTGGAACCTTAGCACTGGCAGAATTTTTACGAATCCATCCAGATATTGCTATAGATGCGCGACAGACATACTTTTTTTCAAGCAATTACTCGAAGGGCTTGACCTGGTATCTTGACCAGTTGCCTTGTAGTCAGAAGGGACAAATAACAATGGAACGTACCCCGCAGTATTTTTATATGCGTGAAAGTCCATGGAGGGTATTCTCGGCACGACGCGATATGAAGTTGCTAATCATCGTGTGTAATCCAGTCAAAAGGACCATATCGAACTTTGCGATGGCTCAATATAGGAACAGAGAGCATAGAAACGCAAGATTTGAGGAGGAAGTGTTCAATATCAACGAGGAAAACTTCACCGTCAATGACAATAGCCTTTACGTTGACAAGTCAAGATACGCGAAACATTTACAGAAATGGTTAGAATACTTTCCGCGCAGTCAATTGCACGTAATCGATGGTCAACGATTCACACAATTTCCAGCCCAAGAACTGACAAAAATAGAAAGATTTCTTGGATTACGCCCGTACATTAATCAGTCTTGTTTTGTGTATAATAAACGTTCGGGGTTTTATTGCTTACGAAATAATACAGATGTATCCAgtgttacaaatataaagtGTCTTCCTCCGACTAAAGGTCGACCTCACCCGTTAATAGGGAAGACGTATTTAGAACGACTGAAACAGTATTTCTCTCCTCAAAACGATGTGTTTTTTAACCTAATCATGATGAAAAACTGGTTTCAGTGGTGA